One window from the genome of Pyrus communis chromosome 16, drPyrComm1.1, whole genome shotgun sequence encodes:
- the LOC137720816 gene encoding uncharacterized protein has product MVNKKAAHATPSDNKTLQAVQVTPSDDKKLQAVQATQATPSEAATQATPSDDKTLQAVQATPSKNKTLEEIMRTRPWEGNQPAVTCRAILRGLIKRVAQLEEAGITCGVLYASQIIYQGSKVTIRNEPTRNEPSQARFREQIKNWASKIVPVSAALRSDIKLELGDFLTEIQNAGDNFKQLESHPFLLSYERKAYFLLEKIAKLNNDHKGWTKKYRKEVTNVVKIYDRIRNEKGYSNVFRYSRKGYENNALGALLYSRNVVAHIEEHFGPNEKPPSIEEVGKRLSEFFPEMMLGFYKFVVNKGIDTTSEPKSV; this is encoded by the exons ATGGTGAATAAAAAGGCCGCTCATGCAACTCCGTCTGATAATAAGACGCTCCAGGCCGTTCAAGTAACTCCGTCTGATGATAAGAAGCTCCAGGCCGTTCAAGCAACTCAGGCAACTCCGTCTGAAGCAGCAACTCAGGCAACTCCGTCTGATGATAAGACGCTCCAGGCCGTTCAAGCAACTCCGTCTAAGAATAAGACGCTCGAGGAGATTATGCGGACACGTCCATGGGAGGGAAACCAACCTGCAGTCACTTGTCGAGCTATTTTGAG AGGTCTCATCAAAAGAGTTGCCCAATTAGAGGAAGCAGGGATAACTTGTGGAGTATTGTATGCTTCACAAATTATTTACCAAGGTTCAAAAGTGACAATACGGAATGAGCCTACACGGAATGAGCCTAGCCAGGCACGCTTTAGAGAGCAGATCAAAAATTGGGCATCAAAAATTGTTCCGGTCTCAGCAGCACTGCGTAGTGACATAAAGTTAGAGCTTGGGGACTTCCTCACAGAGATACAAAATGCAGGAGATAA ttttaagcAATTGGAGAGTCACCCTTTCTTGCTATCATATGAAAGAAAGGCGTACTTTTTGTTGGAAAAGATAGCCAAATTGAACAACGACCATAAAGGTTGGACAAAGAAATACAGAAAAGAAGTGACCAACGTCGTAAAAATTTACGACCGAATTCGTAATGAGAAGGGTTACTCAAATGTTTTTCGTTACTCAAGAAAGGGTTATGAAAATAACGCGCTAGGGGCACTCTTGTACTCAAGAAACGTGGTTGCCCATATTGAAGAGCATTTTGGACCGAACGAAAAGCCACCT AGTATAGAGGAAGTCGGCAAGAGGCTCAGTGAGTTCTTCCCCGAAATGATGCTAGGTTTCTACAAGTTTGTGGTTAATAAAGGAATTGACACTACATCTGAACCTAAAAGTGTTTAA